The Bacillota bacterium sequence GGTGGAAGGTTTTCCGGATATCAAAGGGCTGGCAGCTATATGAGGTGCAGCCGCTGCCGTAGCTGTAGCGGATCAGCTTGAAGAAGGCGGCGGCGCGTTTTACGTCCGACATGGTCGCGTTTTCAATGAGAATCGCTTTGATTTCCTCAAACTGCGGCTCGGTCAGATAGATCTGCGCCAGTTCCAGTTCCTCGTTTAAGTATTCATTGGTGAATTCCTCCTTGAGCAAGTATTTTTTCAATGCGGCAAACTCATCTCTGCCGTTTAGCGGCAGAAAATTCAGTTCCTTTAGCAGAGCCAAGGGGCGTTCTTTCACACACAGGAACAAATTGGCAAGGTCGGTGTTGTAGTCATTATAGACCTCCATGCTTGCATCCGGTTTCCTGCCGAAGAGTACCCAACCGCCGTCGCCAAAGACCTCAATGTATCTTCCATAATCTTTGGGCATCCGCTGATAAATAAGTTCGCGCAGGGCCTTTTTGCCGCCGACCCAGCTGATAATGCTGTTCAATCATCCATCACCTCCTTGGCCTGCTGATCCTGTCCATATCGGTCCGCATACAGCTCCCGTCTGTACTCCAGCAGATAAAGCCGACACCAGGATAGGGACAGCCTTTGCAGCGCTCGGTGTCTTTTGGCAAGGGTACGTTGTGAATTTTTCTTGGTGGCGCAGGATCGCTGCCGGTTTTTTTCTCCTGTGTTTTTGTGTCTGTGTTCATAGTTCAGCTCCTTTCCGGCAACAAAAAAAGACGCTGCCTATTCAGATAGCACCTCATGCTTGTATGCCTTTAATAAAAAAATAGCGGCATGCATTTCTACACACCGCCCATCTTAGGAATTTCATCTGGCTCATCTTCCACATATTCATATTCGCCGGTGCTTTCATTGTAGATATATCCTGCTTCGGCAAGGTCTATATCAAGAATACTTGCCGCCAGCTCAAGCGCCTCGGCAGAACCGCCTTCTGGTGTAAAGCAACTTAGGGTTTTGCCGCCTTTAAACTCTGCCTTGCCGGTATTATAGCCAAAGTCCTCATCAGCCCATTTGTAGTCAAAACGGATATCGGGAAACATAGAGGACAGCTTTTCTATCAGTCCGTTGATACTGCTCCATGCGGTTAAGAATTTTACCGTGCTGCCGTCAAAATTCTCTGCGGTACGTTCGTCATAGCCATAGCTGTTCCATTTCGTTCCCCAATTTTTTATGCTCCAGTCATACCAGCAGTTTTCAGCGCCGTACTTTTCAATCTCCTCCCTGCCAAGATTGCCCCTGTAGATGTGTTCCGGCATCGGTGTAATTTTATTGAAGTCAATGCTGCCCGTTCCAATCTCATCATTTTTGATGGCTTCAAACATTGCTCTGACTTTTTTCTTATCACCATGTGCGGTGAGTATGTTTGTAATATGATTTGGCATACTATATTCCTCCCATCGTCTGTCCGTTAAAGTTTTGTTCAGTTCCCTGCTTCAGCTCCTGTTCCGGCTTGATAAAGAAATTCTTGCTATCCCAAAAGCTGACGTAGATCTCGCCGCAATGAATCTTGATACCTCTTTGTTCAAATCCTTCACCCCAGCCGTCGGAATACTGTCCAGTGAAATAATCTGCGAGTATGGACATTTCAGACTCGGTCAGCTCACCATAAACCTCAACCACCATAACGCCCCACAGCTCGCCGTTGTATTCTTCAACGGTAGGATGGGCGCTGTAGACCTTTTCAGCCAGCGCCTTGTCCCTGTCGAAGTAAACCATTAAGCCTCGCTGTCCCTCATTTGGAAGTTTTTCTTTTTCAATAGCCTCCAAAATTTTATCCATGTAATACAGTGCTTCTGCCGGTGAGAGTTCTTCGAGCATATCGTCCGCACCGCACTCTCCGTACTCATAAGACGGATAAATTTTCACAAATAAGGGACTGAAAAATCTTAGGGTTTGCTTTTCCTTGACGGTGGTCTGTTTAGGACTGTCACCGGTTTTCACAACGTAGCCGAGACTGGTATATGCACCGGCATTGTTTGCTTCATACTCAACACCTACCCGTTCATAATCCAAATAGGGCCATGCACTTTTAGGGATTTCAACCTTGCCGCTCTCCACGAGATAGACGCACTGCAGAGAATATCGCTGCATCCCTGTCGGACATTTTCTCAATTTTTGACCCCAGGATGTCAAGCTGTTCGAGGGAGTCATGCTCATGGATGTACCGCTTGAGGTTTGGGATAGAAGATTGGACATCAGTGATGCAGATGGCAACTGTTGTGCCAAATTCACCATGGGGAGTGAGCTTTTCAAAGACAGCGAGCTTTTCTCCGGTGTCGGACGGCAGGGACAGCCACTCGCCATGCGCCTTATCCTTGATGTTTGAAACCAATACTTTTAACATTCTTTTTCCTCCAATCTTTTAAATGTAGGCATTAAAATTGACAACAAAAAAAGCGGCGGCATCTTATTTCTAAAATACCACAGCTAATTTGCTAATAGGGGATTCCTTATTTGGTTTTAGCTGTATAGTAGACGAAACAACCGGGTTTTTATCAGCGGTTTATCATCGTTTTTACCCCTCAAAAACTGCCCTTCAAAATCGCCGGAAAGCCTTATTTCATGCGGCTTTCGGCACGTTTTATCAGAACTATGCACTCAACGTGCCTTGAGCGGTGAAAAGCGATTAAAAGAAAACACCAAAATGGGAACCGTGCCAAAATAAGCAGGTTCCCATTTTGGTTTAGATTTGCTTTTTTTCTACTTAGTCAAGGTAATTTCTTTATTAACTGCTGCGTCCTTAGCAACTAATCTCAGTACTATAGTATTACCACTCACATCTACGCTGTGGTGTTGGTCACAGCCTCATCGGTCAGGTTAGCTGCATCGTTGCCAGCAATGTCCTGAATCGGGTTGGTCCCAGCTGTGTAGCTTACGGTCACGGTGTCGCCCGCACTAACTGCCGCAGCCAACGTCAGCGTTACGGTGTTACCGCTTACAGCCACGTTGTTTACGTCAGCTGCAGAACTGTTGACCAGCACTTCAAAGTCAGTTGTATCAGGTACGGAACTTTCGTCCAGAGCCTCATTATAGGTCAGGGTCAGAGTTGCTCCGTCTACAACTGCTGTCTGCAGTTCAGGGGCTGTGGTGTCCGCTGTGTTGTTGTTCACACTCTGATCAGTCAGGTCAGCTGCAGTGTTGCCAGCAATGTCCTGAATCGGGTTGGTCCCAGCTGTGTAGCTTACGGTCACGGTGTCGCCCGCATTAACTGCATCAGCCAGCGTCAGCGTTACGGTGTTACCGCTTACAGCCACGTTGTTTACGTCAGCTGCAGAACTGTTGACATTTACTGTAAAGTCAGCTGCATCAGGTACGGAACTCTCGTCCAGAGCCTCGTCATAGGTCAGGGTCAGGGTCGCTCCGTCCACTGCTGCCGCCTGCAGTTCAGGTGCTGTGGTGTCCGCTACTTCCACGGTCACGGTCACTGCTTTGGCCGGCATGGTGAAGGTGTATTCCTGACCTGCTGTTACTTCTGTTACAGTTACTGCCTGGCTATCTGCATCTACTACCGTGATGGACTTGAACTGCTTGCCGGATTCTATATTGGCAATGGTTACGGTGACGGTTTCACCTGCTGCTGCAGTGGTTTTATCCACGGTTACTTCAGCAGCCCCGCCTACTACAGAGGCTACGTTTACCGCATAGGTTGCTTCGATTAGTTGCATTTTGATTTTACCATCGGCATTATCGGTGTAGACGGCGTAGAAGTTTCCATTAAGGTGTACGATAGATACTGCGTTGCCACTTACGACAATATCACTAAATGTCTGCGGTATGCCATTATAGTTGGTTTGCAGTTTTGTAGAGTTTGTTCCACCTACTACAATGTTGGTCCCGTCTGTGTTAACAGAGCTAACTGATGTGCCTGTTATGTCTTTTGTGTTGGTAAAGTTTATGGTGGTTCCACTTACGGTAAGTTCTGATGTTTTGAAGCCAGTTTGTTTATAGAGAGCTACTACTTTATTACCGTTTGATGCTAAGCCATAGATGTCAAATATATCGGACGAAGAAATTGTTGTATTACCATCGCCAAGATTAGATTTAACTACTATCGAATAGGTTCTGTCATTTCCACCCATCCATGTTTGATAAGTATATTTGTGTGCCATAATAAAGTAGTTATCTTCAGCATCTATAGCTATAAGAGAACCTTTGTCGAATCCTTCTGAATATCTATCAGCTCCTCCGTAATAGTCTAGATAGCCTTTAAATATTAAGGTTTTTTCAAAACTACCTGACCTATTTGTGGCATACATAATATCTGCTTTGTCTGTGTAATCACCCGTATTCCCCATTGTATCCGTATAGGTGATGTGTGCATATCCGCTGCTATCCACAGCAATATCCGGCTTAGAACAGGTACCACCATAATTACTTTCTATCAGCACTTCTTCTGTCCAATCACTTCCGTCATACATCTTATAGCCGATTTTACCTGATGTG is a genomic window containing:
- a CDS encoding DNA adenine methylase, which encodes MNSIISWVGGKKALRELIYQRMPKDYGRYIEVFGDGGWVLFGRKPDASMEVYNDYNTDLANLFLCVKERPLALLKELNFLPLNGRDEFAALKKYLLKEEFTNEYLNEELELAQIYLTEPQFEEIKAILIENATMSDVKRAAAFFKLIRYSYGSGCTSYSCQPFDIRKTFH